In Dermacentor variabilis isolate Ectoservices chromosome 7, ASM5094787v1, whole genome shotgun sequence, a genomic segment contains:
- the LOC142588175 gene encoding MAP3K12-binding inhibitory protein 1-like isoform X3: MVEACLKQCTKVFSALLEAGVVHSFRFEYDTPCVGASTECSASLGSALDELIRRFQEYRINDRIEAFITRKRKEVDEWNVQEFCCSKAGEVDGDAEQSCARVDSVFVPRSGGSSHVKVSRVVNQWGPMTKLMRPTTSHTQCPVKQEHSATIPEGIEERLRNMESHLKLKSGCAVPHDVYARLKQLEDRILYLEGISPDYFSTTAHMAPSAQASQSSDVSRQYEDWSMSQIESRINLLQSRLREKAEAASEPSTSSMAL; encoded by the exons ATGGTGGAAGCCTGTTTAAAGCAGTGTACGAAAGTGTTTTCAGCC CTCCTAGAGGCCGGAGTTGTGCATTCGTTTCGCTTCGAGTACGACACTCCTTGTGTAGGAGCGTCAACAGAATGCTCCGCTTCTCTGGGATCGGCGTTAGACGAGCTGATTCGTCGCTTTCAGGAGTACAGG ATCAACGATAGGATTGAAGCATTTATAACCAGAAAACGGAAGGAAGTTGATGAATGGAATGTCCAGGAGTTCTGCTGCTCAAAAGCAGGCGAAGTTGACGGCGATGCAG aacaAAGTTGTGCCCGGGTTGATTCTGTCTTTGTGCCCAGGTCTGGTGGAAGCAGCCATGTAAAAG TTTCCAGGGTTGTGAACCAGTGGGGTCCGATGACTAAGCTCATGAGGCCTACAACTAGCCACACGCAATGCCCTGTTAAACAAGAGCATTCGGCCACTATACCAGAAGGAATCGAAGAAAGGTTGCGTAACATGGAGTCCCACTTGAAGCTGAAATCTG GGTGTGCCGTGCCCCACGATGTCTATGCTCGGCTCAAACAGCTGGAGGACAGAATCTTGTACCTTGAAGGAATATCGCCAGACTACTTCAGTACGACG GCTCATATGGCGCCTTCTGCTCAAGCTAGTCAGTCCAGTGACGTTTCAAGACAGTATGAG GATTGGAGCATGTCCCAGATTGAAAGCAGGATCAATCTCCTCCAGAGCCGCCTGAGAGAGAAGGCAGAAGCAGCATCGGAGCCATCCACTTCATCTATGGCACTGTGA
- the LOC142588175 gene encoding MAP3K12-binding inhibitory protein 1-like isoform X2 — protein sequence MVEACLKQCTKVFSALLEAGVVHSFRFEYDTPCVGASTECSASLGSALDELIRRFQEYRDSLPFNTQQPTPKVDPKIVQIQVDRKVINDRIEAFITRKRKEVDEWNVQEFCCSKAGEVDGDAVSRVVNQWGPMTKLMRPTTSHTQCPVKQEHSATIPEGIEERLRNMESHLKLKSGCAVPHDVYARLKQLEDRILYLEGISPDYFSTTAHMAPSAQASQSSDVSRQYEDWSMSQIESRINLLQSRLREKAEAASEPSTSSMAL from the exons ATGGTGGAAGCCTGTTTAAAGCAGTGTACGAAAGTGTTTTCAGCC CTCCTAGAGGCCGGAGTTGTGCATTCGTTTCGCTTCGAGTACGACACTCCTTGTGTAGGAGCGTCAACAGAATGCTCCGCTTCTCTGGGATCGGCGTTAGACGAGCTGATTCGTCGCTTTCAGGAGTACAGG GACAGTCTCCCATTCAACACACAACAGCCCACCCCGAAAGTTGATCCCAAGATTGTTCAAATCCAGGTTGACCGGAAAGTG ATCAACGATAGGATTGAAGCATTTATAACCAGAAAACGGAAGGAAGTTGATGAATGGAATGTCCAGGAGTTCTGCTGCTCAAAAGCAGGCGAAGTTGACGGCGATGCAG TTTCCAGGGTTGTGAACCAGTGGGGTCCGATGACTAAGCTCATGAGGCCTACAACTAGCCACACGCAATGCCCTGTTAAACAAGAGCATTCGGCCACTATACCAGAAGGAATCGAAGAAAGGTTGCGTAACATGGAGTCCCACTTGAAGCTGAAATCTG GGTGTGCCGTGCCCCACGATGTCTATGCTCGGCTCAAACAGCTGGAGGACAGAATCTTGTACCTTGAAGGAATATCGCCAGACTACTTCAGTACGACG GCTCATATGGCGCCTTCTGCTCAAGCTAGTCAGTCCAGTGACGTTTCAAGACAGTATGAG GATTGGAGCATGTCCCAGATTGAAAGCAGGATCAATCTCCTCCAGAGCCGCCTGAGAGAGAAGGCAGAAGCAGCATCGGAGCCATCCACTTCATCTATGGCACTGTGA
- the LOC142588175 gene encoding MAP3K12-binding inhibitory protein 1-like isoform X1 produces the protein MVEACLKQCTKVFSALLEAGVVHSFRFEYDTPCVGASTECSASLGSALDELIRRFQEYRDSLPFNTQQPTPKVDPKIVQIQVDRKVINDRIEAFITRKRKEVDEWNVQEFCCSKAGEVDGDAEQSCARVDSVFVPRSGGSSHVKVSRVVNQWGPMTKLMRPTTSHTQCPVKQEHSATIPEGIEERLRNMESHLKLKSGCAVPHDVYARLKQLEDRILYLEGISPDYFSTTAHMAPSAQASQSSDVSRQYEDWSMSQIESRINLLQSRLREKAEAASEPSTSSMAL, from the exons ATGGTGGAAGCCTGTTTAAAGCAGTGTACGAAAGTGTTTTCAGCC CTCCTAGAGGCCGGAGTTGTGCATTCGTTTCGCTTCGAGTACGACACTCCTTGTGTAGGAGCGTCAACAGAATGCTCCGCTTCTCTGGGATCGGCGTTAGACGAGCTGATTCGTCGCTTTCAGGAGTACAGG GACAGTCTCCCATTCAACACACAACAGCCCACCCCGAAAGTTGATCCCAAGATTGTTCAAATCCAGGTTGACCGGAAAGTG ATCAACGATAGGATTGAAGCATTTATAACCAGAAAACGGAAGGAAGTTGATGAATGGAATGTCCAGGAGTTCTGCTGCTCAAAAGCAGGCGAAGTTGACGGCGATGCAG aacaAAGTTGTGCCCGGGTTGATTCTGTCTTTGTGCCCAGGTCTGGTGGAAGCAGCCATGTAAAAG TTTCCAGGGTTGTGAACCAGTGGGGTCCGATGACTAAGCTCATGAGGCCTACAACTAGCCACACGCAATGCCCTGTTAAACAAGAGCATTCGGCCACTATACCAGAAGGAATCGAAGAAAGGTTGCGTAACATGGAGTCCCACTTGAAGCTGAAATCTG GGTGTGCCGTGCCCCACGATGTCTATGCTCGGCTCAAACAGCTGGAGGACAGAATCTTGTACCTTGAAGGAATATCGCCAGACTACTTCAGTACGACG GCTCATATGGCGCCTTCTGCTCAAGCTAGTCAGTCCAGTGACGTTTCAAGACAGTATGAG GATTGGAGCATGTCCCAGATTGAAAGCAGGATCAATCTCCTCCAGAGCCGCCTGAGAGAGAAGGCAGAAGCAGCATCGGAGCCATCCACTTCATCTATGGCACTGTGA